From Serratia fonticola:
GTATGGTGGCCGAAGATCCCGACTGTGGTGGGCGTACCGTCTGGCTGGCGCAACTTGGCGAATGATCCCTGCATCACATTCAGCTACAGTCCACTATAAATAGGTCATCGGCCAAGTCATGGTGTTGAAATGATGAAAGTTATGAAAATCGTGAGAACAATAGAAAAATACGTACCACCAACGTTTATCCTGGCGTTAATGGTTGCGCATAATGGGTACTTGGTACTCAGCCCGATCCTGTGGCACGGGTTGCAGCATTCTCATGATTTTGTGGAAAATTTTAGCACCTGGCAACAGGCTCTGGGCTTTCTTGATGCCATGGATATTCCACGCTTTATGATTGGCACCGTGCTGCTCTTTATGGCGGGTATGTTGCTGTTAAAAACGCGTATTGCGTGGTTTTTCTCGTTACTGTTGCTCAGCTGTATCGTCATCGTTGATATCGTTATCTATAAGCAAATCACTGTGTTGGCAGGGTATTCACTGGTTACCCTATTGGGGATGATCATCTACTGGCGCCGTTTCGACCAACGTAAGCTGGCGAGTACCAGTTTTTTTGCCGTCACCAGCATAGCCTCATTGATTGTCTACAGTATGTTAGGAACGCTGTACATTGGCGATCAATTCACCCCCGCGGTGACCGACCTGCCTACGGCGTTTTATTTTGCCGTGGTCTGCATGTCTACGGTCGGCTTTGGCGATATCATTCCGCATACCACTGCTGCGCGGATGTTCACACTCACGGTGATTATCTTTGGCATTACGGTTTTTGCCGCTTCTCTGGCATCGGTTGCTGGCGTGCTAATCAGCCAAAATCTTCAACGTATTATCAAAGGGCGGTTCTCTCACATGGTTCGCAAAAATCATTATATTATTGTTGGTACCTCTTCATTGGCACAAAATGTCTATCAGGGATTGATTGAAAGCGGCGGTAACGTGACCATTGTTTGTGAGCCTGGTAATAAACAACACTATCCTAGTCATGCAGATGTGGTTGAAGGCGATCCTTCCGCCGTTGCTACGCTGGCATTAGCCGGGGCAGAAAAGGCGAAATATATTGTTGCCTTGACCGAAAGCGACGCGGTTAACGCTTTCATCATATTGGCAGCCAAAGAGGTGGGTGGGGCAGACACCAAAACCATCACGTTGGTCAATGAAAGCCAGAATATGAACAAGATCAAACGCGTCAAACCCGATGCCGTACTCTCACTGCAACTGTTAGGTAGTGAATTGCTGGTGCGCTCGCTTAATGGTGAGGTGGTTAATCACGATCTCAATATTGATGCGTTTTTCAGCAACGGTGAGGGTGATAACAAGGGCAGGTAACCGGGTTGTTCCCGCACCACCTAAGCGGTGCGGGGCTATTTCTTAGCGATCAAATCCCCATTCAGACCATTTGCTTTTGATTTTCTCCTGCAATGGCAGCGGATAATTGGTGGCAAAGCTCAATACCTGCTCCAACGGCTGGTTAACCTGCTGTTGGATCTGCAGGCAACTGTAGGCCACCAAGCCGCCGCGCCCGCGTAGTTTGGTGGCTACATCCAGGTAAATCTGTAATCCGGTACCGTCGGAGTCATATTGCGGATAGTGAAACACGCCCTGCACCGGATTATTACGTGTCGCTAATGCCCAGGTCACTTTGTTGCTGTCATCAGGGGGAATATCTTCGCCCACGATGATCAGCTTGGCGGTGGTTTTACCGATATGGTTGGTCCAGAACACTTCGGCAATCTTGTCGATAAAGGCTTTGACCGTCATGCCGGTGATTTTATGCCAGTCGTCACGGACCCGGATCACCAGCCAATGGGAAGAGGCCTCCAGCGGGCTGAAACAGTCGATGATCGGCAGGCCGGACTTTTCAAAATACACTCTGGCGGTGGCAGATAAACAGAAGCAGCCGAGCATCAGCGTAGAGTCGATCGGAATCCCCGGAATGCAGATCGGCAAGATAGCCTCATCGCGGAAGGTGACACAGGTGATTTTCGCCAGTGGTTTCAGGCTGGACTGGTTGGAAAGGTAGCCGGGGAACTCGCCAAACGGGCCTTCAGCCACGGATTTATCCGCGCTGACGTAGCCTTCGATGATGATTTCACATTCGGCAGGCACCAGCACATCGCAGGTTTCCGCTTTCACCATCTCAATGCCGTGCCCAAGGAACGCCGAAGCATAGTTGTACTCATCATGCCAGGCAGGCGGCGCCGCAGAAAGCAGCATGGTGACCGCCGGGGGTACCCCAAGGGCGATGACAAACGGGCAGTCTTTCCCCTGGGCCGTCCACATATTGTAGATCATGCCGTTATGCTGGAAAGGCAGCCACAGGCCGACAATATTGTTCTTCGAATAATGCGGGCCATTACCGTGAGGTACGCCGACCGAACTGGCGTGAGGTGGTTTTGGCGTTGGGTTATTCTGCGGGCGTGAACCGGCGATCATCGCCCGGCTGAATGACCAATTGGTCCAGGCGTCCTTATCTACCGTGTAGGCATCTTCCGGTACAGGCTCACCCGGCGGGGTACGTACCATGATGGCTCCGGCCGTCTGGAAATAGCGGCCGCCGTCGCCGTCGTGCAGGATAGGTGCCGGGATTTTGGTCATATCAACCTGATCGCCCACCCATTTGTTTTGTTTGCACGGGGCGGTGGCCGGATCGACCATCACTGGCGGATGCGGCTCCTGACCGATGGCATCCAGAAAGGCATCCTGGATCTCCAGCAACTGGGCATCATCCGGCAAGCCTAGCATCAGCGCAAGACGCTGCCAGCGTTTGCCAGGTACGCGGCTGACCGTCGGGCCCATTTCTGCCGCCCGGAAACCGGGTGCGCCCTTCACCTTGCTAAACAGCGGCATCGGGCTTTCTGTTTCGCAGGCGTGGCGCAGAATGGCGCCGATCTCCAGATACCAATCCACCTCGTCAGGTATCGCCACCACTTCCCCCTTGCTGGCCAACAGTTCCAGATAGGCGCGGTACGATTTGGGGACTTTCTGCACATCAATTTTCAGTTTACGTCGCTTCATTGATTTTGATCCTGATGTGGGCCACTGAGTTCATCGGCCAGGGCGAAAGACTGGGCTACGCCGGTCAGCGTTGGGTTCCATGAGCCTGGGCGGGGGAACAACATGCTGCCCAGGCCATAAACGTTCGGGTAACGGTGCATCTGACCGTTGAGTGCGGTGACAGAGGTGGCCGGATCATCACCCATCCATAAGGTGCCAGCTTCGTGCACCAACCCCTGATTGCGAATATTGTCTGGCGGTGAAGGTTCCCAGGTGAAGCTGCCGTCCGGGTTATTGTGCTGGTACTCAAGAGGAGCATCTCCGGCAAGAGCGTACATCACGTCATAGGTGGTTTTATCCATCGCATCCCAGAATCGACGGTCGGTTTCCTTCATCTGGATATACACCTCGGCCTCGCCCTGCGGGTTAGTCGTGACGTAATTCCACGAGTTTGCCGAGCGTTCCCCGAGGAACTCCCCCATGGAATGCAGCATGATCACCACGTAGTCAGGGTCCTGATAGGTGGCAACGGCTTCTGGTGAAGAAGCATCTGGCAGAATGCGGTACAGCACGTCGTAGCTTTCTGCGGGTTGCGGGTTATGGACCACGCTGATGTGGGTGTGCATCAGGCGGTTGGTGGTTTTATCGATGCCGGGCAGGTAATAGGCCACGGTTTGCAACTGGTTGGTCAATGCTGGCAGGCTGCTAGCGGGGATACGGGCGGCCAGCCAGGAACGGATATGACCACACAGGTTTTTCCCCACCAGTTTATCGTCCGGGAAAGACTTGGTGAGGATAAATCCGGCTTCCAGCGTGTTGCAGGCCATAATCACCTTGGCATTGCCGACTCGCAGTGAGCCTTCTTTAGTGATGACTTCCGTGACAACGTCACCTTCTGCAATCAGTTGCTCCACTTCGGCATTGACCACTACCTTGAGTGAGGCGTAAGCCTGCACATCATTCACCAGTACCGAAATGGGCGAGAACTTGGCCCAGTCCTCTGGTGCCACTCCCTGGCCAGTTGCCATGGCGGAGTCCAACGCGCTCGGGCTTGGCTGCGGCTTGGCTCCGCTGATATGGGCCAATTGCGAGAACAGGCGTTCACCCATAAAGCGATTCAGTGACTGGTTGCGATTGCCGGGGATGTCCAGGGAGTAGCGCCTCCCCATAAATTCGCCTGTGGGATACCACTGATTATCCAGACGCTCGATCGCCTGCGCTGGCCAGTCCGGCATTTCGCTGCTATCGGGTTGCGGGGTCCAGGCGTTCCAAAACAGCGCGCGGCCACCAACATAAGGGATCTGCGGCATAAAGTTGAGACTGAGTTTCATATCGGCAGAGCCATGGTAGGTCCATGGCCGGATACCCACGCTGGTGTTGAGTTTGATGTAGGCCGGTGGAATGTTCTGGATATGGTCGGGGATCAGGTAATCGCCTTTCTCCAGCACCAGAATGCGGGCCTGGGGATTATGTTGCAGCACCCGGTGGGTAAAGCTGGTGCCATAGGCACCGCCACCAATCACGATATAGTCAAAAGACTGCCCCTTGATCTGGGCAAAGCGGGAAAAGTAGATATTGTCGACTTCACTCATAGTTGGCTCCCGGAACGTGACATGCGAAAAATCATCCCCGCCCCGAACCGGCGGCGGGGCAAACGGCTATGGGTAATAGGCGCGGCTTTGAATGGCCGCAGGGGCTGAGTTGAGGGTTTGCACTGCCACAGGGGCGCAACCGCCGATCAACTGTTCCAGATCTTTACGCATGGGGTGGCTGCTGGTACCCAGCACCAGTTTTACCGCCTCAGCGTGGCCGCCGTTGAGGAAATAGGTATCCATCGCCTGCAGGATGTTCCAGCGGCAACCGATCAGTTTGTTATCGTGAACGCCGTATTCGGTAATTGGCGAGATGTTGCCCGGGATTGACTTGATGCCCAAGGTGTTGACGATGCAGGTGAAGATCGCGGTCTTGGCATCCTTTGGATCGTCCACCCGGAAGCCCCAGGTTTCCACCCACTCGGGTTGATAGACCGCAGAGTTGGTCCGCACCGGATTTTGTGAGGCCAAATTGACCTTGAAAGTGGTCTGGAATTTAGGCTCGCCAAACAACTGCTCACCGGCGGCGATGGCGATGGGGGCATCGCAAGGTACCCAGACGCGATGGTTGCCGTACAGCTTGGTCTGATCGCCGTCCTGGATAAACTCCTGATAGCCAATAGGGGCCAACTGGTCTTTACGGTGCTCGGGATAGGCGACAATGTTGAGCTCCAGCTCTTGGGTGATCGCCGCACCGCTGCTGCCCCATTGTTCCGGCGGGGTATTGAGGCCAGAGGCAAACTGCCCGGCATACAATTGGAAGTTAAAGCTCACCATCGCCTTGTCGCCAAACCGCGCTGGGCTAAGCCCGGTTCCCTGCAAGTAAGGTTCCACGCGGCTCAACGGCACCAGATAATACACGCCAACGTTGGTCAGTGAGGCGTAGTAGAACGGCATGGTGAACGGCGTCGGGATGCTGGGTAAATCATTCTGCTGATTAGACATGTGCGTGGTTCCTACTGTTGTTGGGATTGAGGTTTGGCCGAGTGTGGGCAAGCCGCCGGTACCGGATAAGGCGCGGCCTTCAGCGCCGAAAGAATGTTCAGTGGGTTGAAGTACTGACGCATCAGGGTGATTTGATGCTGTTCATTGAATTGATAACGGATCGCCCAGTCGTAGCGATAGGGTACGCGGCCGCATTTGGTCGTGCCTTGTTCGCCTCCGTAGGACATTGCCTGATCGCCGCTGAAGAAGGATTTCTCGACGCCAGCGCTGCCAAAATTCACCGTTGCACCAAGTAGCGTCCAAAAACGGGTAAACCCTTCGTGGCCGTAGAACACGCCCAGATAGGGGCATTCGCTGGGGCCGGAGATATCCCAGATCACCCCGTCACTCATGCAGGAGAGTGCCAACTGCAGGTTACCGCTGGAATAGGCTTGCTGCAGTTGATCCAGAGTGGCCTCATTGCTGGCACTGGCACTGGCACTGGCACTGGCACTGACATCCGCACTTTCGGTTGTGGTTACAGCTGCGGCGGCCGGAGCAGCCATTAACACCTGTTTACCCAGCGGCTGGCGGTTAGCCACGCTGTATTCAAACGTAGGGGCGCAGTGGAATAACTCCTTACCGGGGAACGGGTTGGCGGTTATGGCGCGGAAATCATCCCGCAGCGCACACATCGCCACCACGGCGGCCATCAACTTGTCTGGGGCACCGGTAAATGCAGTTTGCAGATCGCCGAGTAACTGACAATAACGCTGGTTAAACCGGGTGATGGCGTCACGAACCTCTCCGGGTGGATAATCGCTGACCTTGGCATTGCTGTCGATCAGCACGCTTTTGTTCCACGGCACCGGGAATGGGTCGCCGGTAGGGCCACTGGCCACGGTATCGCCTTTTTGATACAGCCGTTCATTGTAGATCTGGCTAAAACGGAAATAGTGGGCCAACTCATCTTCATCCACCACCCAGATATCGTTTTCTGTGCCTTCACCCTGATCGGTAATCAGTTTCATGGCGGCTACCGCGGATTTCAGATCGCTTACTTTCAGTACGTTGCCCCCGCCGCCGTAGTAGAAAACATCCGGCGGGATCTGGCGCTGCGGATCGCCGCAGAAAATCGCCCGTTCTCCATGGGTTTCCACCGCTGCCCGCAGCCGCGATTCAACGTAAAGATAAAACTCCCCGATGGTCATATCGCTGGGGACTTCATTGGCGATGGCGCGCGGGCGGACATCTTTCGGATGCTCGATCACCATGCCCTGGAAGATACCGTTTTTGGAGAAGCCGTACAGATTCACTTCAATATCATCAATATCGTAAGGCAGACGTGCGGGATAACGGGGCAGGAAGTCGGGCGAATCGACCGCGGGTGTCCCGCCGATGGCGTTGAGCAGGTTGGCCGTCAGGGTGAAGTGCAGCATTTCCTCCACCACCACCGAACGCAGGGTTTCGATGATGCGCCAGTCAACGTCGTCATCCAGGGTATAGAGCATCATCAGATAGGGGGGAATGGTGGCATGTTCCAGCTGCATGGCGCTCTGCAGCAGATTGCGCAGTTCGGTCAGATCCTGCGCCAGGCTTTTTTCGTCGGCAAACTGCACATAGCCGAGTTGGGCAAACGAGGTTTCAGCAAGCTGGAAGGTCTTGGCTTTTGCGGTCATGTTCATATCAATGTTTCCGTCCGAGTATATGGTCGGCAGTGGCGAAGGTCAGGGCCGTCATGGTGAGCGTGGGATTTGAGGTGCCCAGCGTTGGCATGCTGCCGCAGCCAATAACGTAAAGGTTGGGGTGATCCCAGCTTTGCTGGTGCCGGTTGACTACCGAATTCTCTGGCCGCGTTCCCATCCGGTGGGTGCCTGCAATATGGCCAACGCCTGCCCAGATGTAACCGTTACCTTGCCAGGTGAAATAACCGGGGTTGTCTGATCGGTAGTGAGTGAAATCCTTGATGCCCAGTTGGCTGAACAGGCTGCTGGCCACTTCGCGGCCAAACGCCATCCCGCCTTGGCTATAGTCGTCCACGTTGTAGTGGATCACTGGCCGGTAATTACCGAGCGGATCACGCCAGCGATCGTCGATGGTGACGCGATTGGCGGCATCCGGCAGCTGTTCGGTCATCATGTCCAGGCGGATTTGCCGGGGTAGTACTTGCCCAAGCCGCTGGCGTAACTCCTTGCCATACAATCGCTCGTCATCCACCATATCCAGCGTGCTGTCCACCGGTTCGTTGCGTGGCCAGCTCCAGCCCCAGTTGCCGATCTCCAGCACAAATGCGGCGCGGTCGCGGCGGAATTCGCCACCCCGGTAGTTCACCAGCGTTGACGTCAAACCCGGCCCACGAAATGCGCCTATCGCTTCCGGCGATAACCCCCAAGACAAGATGGCGGGGTGATCCATCAGGTTACGCCCCAGCTCTCCGCTGGACTGACAGGCCTGTGATGCCTGTAATAACACGGCATTTTCGATAGCATTGGCGGCCAGAATAAACAGCTCGCTGTGTAAGGTGATCGGCTCAAAGTCATGGCTGCTGTCGTTCTTCCACACCTTGCAGTCCAACGCGCTGATTTGCCCCGTCTCTGGCGAGATATGCAGACGAGAGGCAACCGCCTGGATCAGCAAATCGGCATCCGTTTCCACCAGGGTTTTTAACGCGTTGTAACGAGCCTGGATCGGGCAGATAGGAATACAGCTGGAGTTGCCCATACAGCGACGACCCACGGCCGGATTACCCACCGCACCACGCGGGGTATAACCTGCATTGGGCACACTGTTTCTGCCTTGCGGGATAGAGCGGATCTGGGCTTTGTCTGCCGTACCGGGTAATTCGGCCTGGGCCAATCCGGCGATCATCCAGCGATCCAGATAGCTTTGCGGGATTTTCTGCATCGGGTATTGATAGCCTGATGCAAAATAGATGCCGTGGTATTGCTGATCCTGTACGTCGGCGGAAACCCCAATTTCCAGTTCAGCGCGTTGATAATACGGCAGTAACTCTTCATAGCTCAGCGGCCAATCCACGCCACGCCCAAACAGCGTGGCCATGGCAAAATCCTCTGGCAGCATCCGTGGACAGCTGCCGAACCAGTGCAGCGACGTGCCACCCAGCCGGCGGGTATAGTTACTTTCAAAGGGATAGGGGCCCATCTGCACGAAATACCCTTTGTGGGAAGGTTTACCGGCCGTGATGGGTTCAACGTCAGTCACTTCTGGCTGTGGTGCGTTGGGTGAATCGGGATAGGGCGCGTTAGGCGTTTTTGCCACGGCCTGCATAAAGGTTTGTACATGATCAAGGTGCTGGCCAAAGCTGTCGTTGCCCGTCCCGGCTTCGACGATCAGCACCCGGCGGCCAGCGCGGGTCAGCTGCTTGGCCATGATGCAACCGGCAAATCCTGAGCCTACGATCACCGCATCATAGGGTTGGGCGGTGGCTTGCTGCCAATCAATCTGCCGCATAAGGTACCCCGTTGAGATCCTGCAGGATGTTATGCGCAGCCCAGAAGGTGAGTGCAGACATCGTCAACGTGGGGTTTGAGGTACCCATGTTGATCATGTTGCCGCAGCCCACCAGATAGAGATTGGGGTGCTCCCAGGTACGCTGATATTTATTCACCACGGAGCTTTCCGGTGAACTCCCCATGCAGTGGGTTCCGGCAAAATGCCCGGCACCGTTAAAGGTGAAGCCTCTTTTTTTGTCTTTGCAGAGAAAGTATCCGGGGTCCTTCTCCGAATATCTGGAATGGTTGTCGATATCGGTCTGTTTAAAGATCCCCATCGATACGTCGAACGCACTGGCAAAACCGTCCCGAGTATAGTCCGATAAAGTGTAATTAATGATCGGACGGTAGTTACCCATTTTATCGAGAAATTGCTTATCGATGGTGACATGGTTTTTGGGGTCTGGTAGTTGTTCTACCAGAATGCCGAAGCGGAACTGGCGTGAGACCTGTTTTTTAAGCTCTTGACGTAATTCGGTCCCGAATTTGCCGCCATCTACCAGGTCGTTCAGATCCTTCGCCGGTGCTTGAGCGGGCCACAACCAACCGTCGTTGCCCATTTCGAACCGATACGGAGCATGGTGTTTGCGGAAGCTGCCAGTGCGCAGATCTTCAATGCCGGAGGTGGCCAATGGCCCACGTAGCGGCCACAGCGGTGTTTCTTTGGTTAACCCCCAGGTCAGCAGTTCCGGGTGATCCATCAAATGGCAACCAACCACCTTGCTACTTTTGCAGGCATCGGAGGCCAGCAGTAGCACCGCGTTGGCGACGGCGTGGGCGGCGAGCACATAGCGTTTACCCTTCACCGTATGCAGGCTGGGGGTAAAGTCTCCTGGATATTGGTAGTGTTTGAACTGAACGCCGGAGATCGCCTTGCTGTGCGGATCGATATCCAATTGAAAAGCCACGCTCTGCAGCACGATATCGAGCTTTTCGTGGTTGGCCGTATCCAGCGTCTTCAGGGCGTTGTATTTGGCCTGAATGGGGCAGATGGGCACGCAACTGGAGTTACCCATGCAACGGTGACCCACTTTGTCGTTACCCACGGCACCTTTTGGCGTATAACCCCGGCCATGATCGTAGGCGCTATTGGGCACGCTATTGCGCGCGGCGGGCGTGCCACGCACCTTCAGGATATAGGTCTTGCCGTCATCGATCACTTTCATGCCGTCAATACGGCTAGCCAGTTGCTTATCGCTCCAACTGGCGGGCAGACCGTGCATCGGGTAGACATAACCTGGCGGGAAGGTGACGCCAAGGTAGGACTGTTCTTCCACATTGGCGGAAACCCCCAGTTCCAGCTCGGCCTTGCGATACCAGGGTTCCAGCTGTTGATAATCGATCGGCCAATCGATACCGACGCCATATAGTGAATGTGTGCGAAAGTCCTCGGGCAGCATACGTAAGGATGTGCCCAGCCAGTGCAGGGTGGTGCCGCCGAGATAGCGGGTATAGGTCGAACTAAAGGGCAGTTCGCCACGCTGGACGAAATAACCCTCGTCGTTCGGCGTTTTGCTGACTTCGGTTTCCAGCGGTTCCGGGGCATTAGGGTTGCTTGGGTAGGGCGCATTGGGGATTTTGATGGTGGCGGTATAAAAGGTGTTGAGGTAGTCCAGATAGCCTTGATAGTCCGTCCCCAATCCGGTACCGGCTTCGACGATCAGGCAGCGTTTTCCCGCCTGCGTCAGGGTTTTGGCAACGATGGCGCCGGAGATCCCTCCGCCCACGATCACCACGTCGTACTCGTTTTTTTCTGCTTGTTCAGGAGTGATGATATTCATAGTTTCACCACCGTAGAGGAGGTTACCGGTGGTTCAGACCAGGCACCAAAGCCTTGTTGTTTGGCACCCTGTGGATGGGCATGGATCGCATCCCACACCAAGCCCTGTTGATAGCTGTTAGCACTGGGGATCTGGGTCTCCTTCGGGTTGTCTGGTGAATACCACTGGCCCAGGTACCACAGTTTGATAATGCTGCGCACCAACGTTGACAACTTTTCTGAACGCAGCAGGTGGGTTTCTACAAAGGACGAGTGCTGTGCAGCATCTGCCGGAAGTTCGCCGTAGGTCGCCAACAATGTGGCAAAACGTTCTGCCGCGTGCGTTTGTACCCAGTCATAATAAAAGGCGGCTTGGCCAGTACCGAGTAACTCAAAACGGTCAAAACCGGTTAATAAACGGGAAAGATCGATAAATTGCTGTAGTGCCGCATCGGATGCTAGTTGTTCATCGCTCATAAGGTGCTGCCTGTATAGGTTTTTATTATGGTGGCGTTATTACTGCCACCGGGAAAAATCAATAAAACAGGTTGCATTAGTCGTTTTATTTATTGCTGTGGATTAATAGGGCGTATTAATCCCTGAGCCTCCAGTAACGTGGATGTTCATGATTTTTCGTTCTTTAGGCGCACTAAAAAGTACGCTATTGTAAAAACAATAACGATAATTTAACCCATGTTAACCTTTTGAATTTGAACGAATAGTGTGTGCCTCGCGCAAGCAATACCACCGCTGGTGGCGAAAATTTACGTGAGATTCACAATGTTTACTTCCCGGGCTAATTATATTGGCGGTGAATTGCTATGCTAAATAAAATGAAATACACATAGCGTGCCAGCATTGCGCAGGCACGTGGTATCTCATTAAAATAAAAGCTCGTTCAGAATGTTACGGGTTAAAGTACGTGGTTAAGTTTTTA
This genomic window contains:
- the kch gene encoding voltage-gated potassium channel protein is translated as MKIVRTIEKYVPPTFILALMVAHNGYLVLSPILWHGLQHSHDFVENFSTWQQALGFLDAMDIPRFMIGTVLLFMAGMLLLKTRIAWFFSLLLLSCIVIVDIVIYKQITVLAGYSLVTLLGMIIYWRRFDQRKLASTSFFAVTSIASLIVYSMLGTLYIGDQFTPAVTDLPTAFYFAVVCMSTVGFGDIIPHTTAARMFTLTVIIFGITVFAASLASVAGVLISQNLQRIIKGRFSHMVRKNHYIIVGTSSLAQNVYQGLIESGGNVTIVCEPGNKQHYPSHADVVEGDPSAVATLALAGAEKAKYIVALTESDAVNAFIILAAKEVGGADTKTITLVNESQNMNKIKRVKPDAVLSLQLLGSELLVRSLNGEVVNHDLNIDAFFSNGEGDNKGR
- a CDS encoding UbiD family decarboxylase, translating into MKRRKLKIDVQKVPKSYRAYLELLASKGEVVAIPDEVDWYLEIGAILRHACETESPMPLFSKVKGAPGFRAAEMGPTVSRVPGKRWQRLALMLGLPDDAQLLEIQDAFLDAIGQEPHPPVMVDPATAPCKQNKWVGDQVDMTKIPAPILHDGDGGRYFQTAGAIMVRTPPGEPVPEDAYTVDKDAWTNWSFSRAMIAGSRPQNNPTPKPPHASSVGVPHGNGPHYSKNNIVGLWLPFQHNGMIYNMWTAQGKDCPFVIALGVPPAVTMLLSAAPPAWHDEYNYASAFLGHGIEMVKAETCDVLVPAECEIIIEGYVSADKSVAEGPFGEFPGYLSNQSSLKPLAKITCVTFRDEAILPICIPGIPIDSTLMLGCFCLSATARVYFEKSGLPIIDCFSPLEASSHWLVIRVRDDWHKITGMTVKAFIDKIAEVFWTNHIGKTTAKLIIVGEDIPPDDSNKVTWALATRNNPVQGVFHYPQYDSDGTGLQIYLDVATKLRGRGGLVAYSCLQIQQQVNQPLEQVLSFATNYPLPLQEKIKSKWSEWGFDR
- a CDS encoding GMC oxidoreductase — its product is MSEVDNIYFSRFAQIKGQSFDYIVIGGGAYGTSFTHRVLQHNPQARILVLEKGDYLIPDHIQNIPPAYIKLNTSVGIRPWTYHGSADMKLSLNFMPQIPYVGGRALFWNAWTPQPDSSEMPDWPAQAIERLDNQWYPTGEFMGRRYSLDIPGNRNQSLNRFMGERLFSQLAHISGAKPQPSPSALDSAMATGQGVAPEDWAKFSPISVLVNDVQAYASLKVVVNAEVEQLIAEGDVVTEVITKEGSLRVGNAKVIMACNTLEAGFILTKSFPDDKLVGKNLCGHIRSWLAARIPASSLPALTNQLQTVAYYLPGIDKTTNRLMHTHISVVHNPQPAESYDVLYRILPDASSPEAVATYQDPDYVVIMLHSMGEFLGERSANSWNYVTTNPQGEAEVYIQMKETDRRFWDAMDKTTYDVMYALAGDAPLEYQHNNPDGSFTWEPSPPDNIRNQGLVHEAGTLWMGDDPATSVTALNGQMHRYPNVYGLGSMLFPRPGSWNPTLTGVAQSFALADELSGPHQDQNQ
- a CDS encoding ferritin-like domain-containing protein — protein: MNMTAKAKTFQLAETSFAQLGYVQFADEKSLAQDLTELRNLLQSAMQLEHATIPPYLMMLYTLDDDVDWRIIETLRSVVVEEMLHFTLTANLLNAIGGTPAVDSPDFLPRYPARLPYDIDDIEVNLYGFSKNGIFQGMVIEHPKDVRPRAIANEVPSDMTIGEFYLYVESRLRAAVETHGERAIFCGDPQRQIPPDVFYYGGGGNVLKVSDLKSAVAAMKLITDQGEGTENDIWVVDEDELAHYFRFSQIYNERLYQKGDTVASGPTGDPFPVPWNKSVLIDSNAKVSDYPPGEVRDAITRFNQRYCQLLGDLQTAFTGAPDKLMAAVVAMCALRDDFRAITANPFPGKELFHCAPTFEYSVANRQPLGKQVLMAAPAAAAVTTTESADVSASASASASASNEATLDQLQQAYSSGNLQLALSCMSDGVIWDISGPSECPYLGVFYGHEGFTRFWTLLGATVNFGSAGVEKSFFSGDQAMSYGGEQGTTKCGRVPYRYDWAIRYQFNEQHQITLMRQYFNPLNILSALKAAPYPVPAACPHSAKPQSQQQ
- a CDS encoding GMC family oxidoreductase, with the translated sequence MRQIDWQQATAQPYDAVIVGSGFAGCIMAKQLTRAGRRVLIVEAGTGNDSFGQHLDHVQTFMQAVAKTPNAPYPDSPNAPQPEVTDVEPITAGKPSHKGYFVQMGPYPFESNYTRRLGGTSLHWFGSCPRMLPEDFAMATLFGRGVDWPLSYEELLPYYQRAELEIGVSADVQDQQYHGIYFASGYQYPMQKIPQSYLDRWMIAGLAQAELPGTADKAQIRSIPQGRNSVPNAGYTPRGAVGNPAVGRRCMGNSSCIPICPIQARYNALKTLVETDADLLIQAVASRLHISPETGQISALDCKVWKNDSSHDFEPITLHSELFILAANAIENAVLLQASQACQSSGELGRNLMDHPAILSWGLSPEAIGAFRGPGLTSTLVNYRGGEFRRDRAAFVLEIGNWGWSWPRNEPVDSTLDMVDDERLYGKELRQRLGQVLPRQIRLDMMTEQLPDAANRVTIDDRWRDPLGNYRPVIHYNVDDYSQGGMAFGREVASSLFSQLGIKDFTHYRSDNPGYFTWQGNGYIWAGVGHIAGTHRMGTRPENSVVNRHQQSWDHPNLYVIGCGSMPTLGTSNPTLTMTALTFATADHILGRKH
- a CDS encoding GMC family oxidoreductase, encoding MNIITPEQAEKNEYDVVIVGGGISGAIVAKTLTQAGKRCLIVEAGTGLGTDYQGYLDYLNTFYTATIKIPNAPYPSNPNAPEPLETEVSKTPNDEGYFVQRGELPFSSTYTRYLGGTTLHWLGTSLRMLPEDFRTHSLYGVGIDWPIDYQQLEPWYRKAELELGVSANVEEQSYLGVTFPPGYVYPMHGLPASWSDKQLASRIDGMKVIDDGKTYILKVRGTPAARNSVPNSAYDHGRGYTPKGAVGNDKVGHRCMGNSSCVPICPIQAKYNALKTLDTANHEKLDIVLQSVAFQLDIDPHSKAISGVQFKHYQYPGDFTPSLHTVKGKRYVLAAHAVANAVLLLASDACKSSKVVGCHLMDHPELLTWGLTKETPLWPLRGPLATSGIEDLRTGSFRKHHAPYRFEMGNDGWLWPAQAPAKDLNDLVDGGKFGTELRQELKKQVSRQFRFGILVEQLPDPKNHVTIDKQFLDKMGNYRPIINYTLSDYTRDGFASAFDVSMGIFKQTDIDNHSRYSEKDPGYFLCKDKKRGFTFNGAGHFAGTHCMGSSPESSVVNKYQRTWEHPNLYLVGCGNMINMGTSNPTLTMSALTFWAAHNILQDLNGVPYAAD
- a CDS encoding sugar dehydrogenase complex small subunit; translation: MSDEQLASDAALQQFIDLSRLLTGFDRFELLGTGQAAFYYDWVQTHAAERFATLLATYGELPADAAQHSSFVETHLLRSEKLSTLVRSIIKLWYLGQWYSPDNPKETQIPSANSYQQGLVWDAIHAHPQGAKQQGFGAWSEPPVTSSTVVKL